The Deinococcus carri genome contains a region encoding:
- a CDS encoding CCA tRNA nucleotidyltransferase, which translates to MRGGAAALGEQAWAHLRPEDRDWLKDLTQRAGPGARVALVGGAVRDALLGETPLDLDVVVEGADAGALAAATGLPFLVHAAFGNATVTLPDGRHVDLVRARRESYPVPGGNPVPAPGTLQDDLRRRDFGLNALALPIHAAVRVTLLDEVGGLADLHARTLRPLHPHSLHEDASRLVRGARLAGRLGLTAHPELLRQVPDALALADHTPRLQAELRLLLHEPAPGRAAHMLEDWGAGALLPSGAIPRLEALDARQAAGQTVPPQAYAAALLSASPEPAALAARLGLGEKPAALLARALSDAPATPGSPEALLRALLRPDAYPALTGRDVVALGVPPGPAVGQALSHLAALRRAGQVRSPEEERAALTAYLHGNSSPPPDGSSGPPAGP; encoded by the coding sequence GTGAGGGGCGGCGCGGCAGCCCTGGGCGAGCAGGCCTGGGCGCACCTCCGGCCCGAGGACCGCGACTGGCTGAAGGACCTCACGCAGCGGGCCGGGCCGGGCGCGCGGGTGGCCCTGGTCGGCGGCGCGGTCCGTGACGCCCTGCTGGGAGAAACGCCCCTCGACCTCGACGTGGTGGTGGAGGGGGCGGACGCGGGGGCACTGGCGGCAGCGACCGGCCTCCCCTTTCTGGTGCATGCGGCCTTCGGCAACGCCACGGTGACGTTGCCCGACGGGCGGCACGTGGACCTGGTGCGGGCGCGGCGCGAGAGCTACCCGGTGCCGGGGGGCAATCCCGTGCCCGCCCCCGGCACCCTGCAAGACGACCTGCGGCGGCGCGACTTCGGCCTGAATGCCCTGGCGCTGCCCATCCACGCGGCCGTCCGCGTGACCCTGCTGGACGAGGTGGGCGGCCTGGCGGACCTGCACGCCCGCACCCTGCGGCCCCTGCACCCGCATTCGCTGCACGAGGACGCCAGCCGCCTGGTCCGCGGCGCACGGCTGGCAGGCCGCCTGGGCCTGACCGCCCACCCCGAGCTGCTGCGCCAGGTGCCGGACGCGCTGGCGCTGGCCGACCACACCCCCCGCCTTCAGGCCGAGCTGCGCCTGCTGCTGCACGAACCGGCACCGGGACGCGCGGCCCACATGCTGGAGGACTGGGGCGCGGGGGCGCTGCTGCCCTCCGGAGCCATCCCGCGGCTGGAAGCCCTGGACGCGCGGCAGGCGGCGGGGCAGACCGTGCCGCCGCAGGCCTATGCTGCCGCCCTCCTCTCGGCGTCCCCCGAACCCGCCGCGCTGGCCGCCCGCCTGGGCCTGGGTGAGAAGCCCGCCGCGCTGCTGGCCCGCGCGCTGTCGGACGCCCCGGCCACGCCCGGTAGCCCCGAAGCCCTGCTGCGCGCCCTACTGCGCCCGGACGCCTACCCGGCCCTGACCGGGCGGGACGTGGTGGCGCTGGGGGTGCCGCCCGGTCCGGCGGTGGGGCAGGCCCTCTCGCACCTGGCCGCGCTGCGCCGGGCGGGACAGGTCCGCTCGCCGGAAGAAGAACGGGCGGCCCTCACTGCCTACCTGCACGGCAATTCCTCCCCCCCGCCCGACGGGTCATCCGGTCCGCCCGCCGGACCCTAG
- a CDS encoding S1C family serine protease, giving the protein MKRPILAAVLVLVGLGLGATLLRDQVPVSGAQTGTATPTSPLAVEAGARLQNEQNTMDIVRRYEPGLVYISTEQQVMQPNPMGWMFGGENQTQVVQGVGSGFFVNEQGDILTNYHVVAGEGGQGPAATIRVRVMNREESVPARVIGLAPQYDLALIRASGLDRSLIKPIPLGDSDTLRAGQKAIAMGAPFGLDFSVTEGIVSSTARQIPIGFSGNGSGEGITQKAIQTDAAINPGNSGGPLLDSGGRVIGINTQILSPAGAATGVGQNAGVGFAIPINAAKTLLPRLQQANGGSVYAPRLGITAGLIVQGPGQAVPVGLSALTTEGKRELRLPETGLVVGQVGPDTPAARAGLRGGTAQAFPGGRVAVGGDVITAIDGQPVDALEDLQAALIDKQPGDSVTLRVVRGGQGRDVKVTLDDSSFR; this is encoded by the coding sequence ATGAAACGACCGATCCTCGCCGCTGTCCTGGTGCTGGTGGGCCTGGGGCTGGGGGCCACCCTGCTGCGGGATCAGGTGCCCGTTTCGGGGGCGCAGACCGGCACGGCCACCCCGACCTCTCCCCTGGCCGTCGAGGCCGGGGCGCGGCTGCAAAACGAGCAGAACACGATGGACATCGTGCGGCGCTACGAGCCGGGGCTGGTGTACATCAGCACCGAGCAGCAGGTGATGCAGCCCAACCCGATGGGCTGGATGTTCGGTGGCGAGAACCAGACCCAGGTGGTGCAGGGCGTGGGCAGCGGCTTTTTCGTGAACGAGCAGGGCGACATCCTGACCAACTACCACGTGGTCGCGGGTGAGGGCGGCCAGGGGCCAGCCGCCACCATCCGCGTCCGGGTGATGAACCGCGAGGAGAGTGTCCCCGCGCGCGTGATCGGCCTCGCGCCGCAGTACGACCTGGCGCTGATTCGCGCTTCCGGCCTGGACAGGAGCCTGATCAAGCCGATTCCGCTGGGCGACAGCGACACGCTGCGGGCCGGGCAAAAGGCCATCGCCATGGGCGCACCCTTCGGGCTGGATTTCAGCGTCACCGAGGGCATCGTAAGCAGCACCGCCCGGCAGATTCCCATTGGCTTTTCGGGCAACGGCTCGGGCGAGGGCATCACCCAGAAGGCCATCCAGACCGACGCCGCCATCAACCCCGGCAACAGCGGGGGGCCGCTGCTGGATTCGGGCGGGCGCGTGATCGGCATCAACACCCAGATTCTCTCGCCCGCGGGCGCGGCGACCGGCGTGGGCCAGAACGCGGGCGTGGGGTTCGCCATCCCGATCAACGCGGCCAAGACCCTGCTGCCCCGGCTTCAGCAGGCGAACGGCGGCAGTGTCTACGCGCCCCGGCTGGGCATCACGGCGGGCCTGATCGTCCAGGGGCCGGGCCAGGCGGTGCCGGTGGGCCTCAGCGCCCTGACCACCGAGGGCAAGCGGGAACTGCGCCTGCCCGAGACGGGGCTGGTGGTGGGCCAGGTGGGGCCGGACACCCCCGCCGCCCGGGCCGGCCTGCGCGGCGGGACCGCGCAGGCCTTCCCCGGTGGCCGCGTCGCCGTGGGAGGCGACGTGATCACCGCCATCGACGGTCAGCCAGTGGACGCCCTCGAAGACCTCCAGGCGGCCCTGATCGACAAGCAACCCGGTGACAGCGTGACGCTGCGCGTCGTGCGCGGCGGCCAGGGCCGCGACGTGAAGGTGACGCTGGACGACAGTTCCTTCCGGTGA
- the trhA gene encoding PAQR family membrane homeostasis protein TrhA produces MKRLLTAPREPVNALTHWGGALAALIVLGPLLWWADTRGLHLWPFLVFGLSMVALYAASASYHSFRPGERGLLWLRKLDHAGIFLLIAGSYTPIAYYGLDGLWRDVVLWVIWGIAAAGIALKVLTMRLPRWVSTLLYLGMGWLALAFLPQLARNLPPAAIFWLAVGGVLYSIGAVIYGTKRWNPRPGFGFHEIWHLFVLGGTGAHVAMMFHLR; encoded by the coding sequence GTGAAGCGCCTTTTGACCGCCCCCCGCGAACCCGTGAATGCCCTGACGCACTGGGGCGGGGCGCTGGCGGCCCTGATCGTGCTGGGGCCGCTGCTGTGGTGGGCGGACACACGCGGGCTGCACCTGTGGCCCTTCTTGGTGTTCGGGCTGAGCATGGTGGCGCTGTATGCCGCCAGCGCCAGCTACCATTCCTTCCGGCCGGGCGAGCGCGGGTTGCTGTGGCTGCGCAAGCTCGACCACGCGGGCATCTTCCTGCTGATTGCGGGCAGCTACACCCCCATCGCGTACTACGGGCTGGACGGCCTGTGGCGCGACGTGGTGCTGTGGGTGATCTGGGGCATCGCCGCAGCGGGTATTGCCCTGAAGGTGCTCACCATGCGCCTGCCGCGCTGGGTCAGCACGCTGCTGTACCTGGGCATGGGCTGGCTGGCCCTCGCCTTTCTGCCGCAGCTCGCGCGCAACCTGCCGCCCGCCGCGATCTTCTGGCTGGCGGTGGGGGGCGTGCTGTACTCCATCGGCGCGGTGATCTACGGCACCAAGCGCTGGAATCCCCGCCCCGGCTTCGGCTTCCATGAAATCTGGCACCTGTTTGTTCTGGGCGGGACCGGCGCACATGTGGCGATGATGTTTCACCTGCGCTGA
- a CDS encoding site-2 protease family protein, with amino-acid sequence MGLLNLLSANPVAFLIIALALVFSLTVHEFAHAWVADRLGDSTPRRYGRVTLNPLKHLDPFGTLLLLIAGFGFARPVPINPNNLGRWGTFWVAAAGPISNLLLALITALLMRVFAGNGLAISILGIVLGINVVLAVFNLIPIPLLDGSRILGALVPSLGRSLAQFEAQPFSFLIVMAFIYLARGPIGNIIASVQNWVERTVGV; translated from the coding sequence ATGGGCCTGCTCAATCTCCTCTCCGCGAACCCCGTCGCGTTCCTGATCATCGCGCTGGCGCTGGTGTTCTCGCTGACCGTCCACGAGTTCGCCCACGCCTGGGTGGCCGACCGGCTGGGGGATTCCACCCCCCGGCGTTACGGGCGAGTCACTCTCAACCCCCTCAAGCACCTCGACCCCTTCGGCACGCTGCTGCTGCTCATCGCGGGCTTCGGCTTCGCGCGGCCCGTGCCGATCAACCCGAACAACCTGGGACGCTGGGGCACCTTCTGGGTGGCCGCCGCCGGGCCGATCAGCAACCTGCTGCTGGCCCTGATCACGGCCCTGCTGATGCGGGTCTTTGCCGGGAACGGGCTGGCGATCAGCATCCTGGGCATCGTGCTGGGCATCAACGTGGTCCTGGCCGTCTTCAACCTGATTCCCATCCCGCTGCTCGACGGCAGCCGCATCTTGGGGGCGCTGGTGCCGTCCCTGGGCCGCAGCCTGGCCCAGTTCGAGGCCCAGCCCTTCAGCTTCCTGATCGTGATGGCCTTTATCTACCTGGCGCGCGGCCCCATCGGCAACATCATCGCCAGCGTTCAGAACTGGGTCGAGCGGACCGTGGGCGTATAG
- the hslO gene encoding Hsp33 family molecular chaperone HslO, protein MTSDARPNSFLLRGTAAGGTLRFVGIDATQIVEDARLRHHLSKTATAALGRALAASALLAVVLGKKSDSRVTLRIQGGGPVGWIVAEGSADGRVRGYVREPGADLPVRASDGKLDVSGIVGTDGELAVTRLLDNGEPYTGSVRLASGEIAEDVSTYLGVSEQIPNAVLLGVYEEGGRVHRAGGLLVQAMPGVTEETLARLEANIRGMGQITDHLRRGSLLETLQAAAAGLDLVLAPEAQPARFQCRCSRERALESLRFFGPAERQEMRDEGGQEIICHWCGEHYQITPGEIASLDAQRERAQA, encoded by the coding sequence ATGACTTCAGACGCTCGCCCGAACTCCTTCCTGCTGCGTGGCACGGCGGCGGGAGGCACCCTGCGCTTCGTGGGCATCGACGCCACGCAGATCGTCGAGGACGCCCGGCTGCGCCACCACCTCAGCAAGACGGCGACGGCGGCGCTGGGGCGCGCCCTGGCCGCGAGTGCCCTGCTGGCCGTCGTGCTGGGCAAAAAGAGCGACAGCCGCGTGACCCTGCGGATTCAGGGCGGCGGCCCGGTGGGCTGGATCGTGGCCGAGGGCAGCGCCGACGGGAGGGTGCGCGGCTACGTGCGCGAACCTGGGGCCGACCTGCCGGTGCGCGCCAGCGACGGCAAGCTGGACGTGAGCGGCATCGTGGGCACCGACGGCGAGCTGGCCGTGACCCGCCTGCTGGACAACGGCGAGCCGTACACCGGCAGCGTGCGCCTGGCGAGCGGCGAGATCGCCGAGGATGTCAGCACCTACCTGGGCGTGTCCGAGCAGATTCCGAATGCCGTGCTGCTGGGCGTGTACGAGGAAGGCGGGCGGGTTCACCGCGCGGGCGGGCTGCTGGTGCAGGCCATGCCCGGTGTGACCGAGGAGACGCTCGCCCGGCTGGAAGCGAACATTCGCGGCATGGGGCAGATCACCGACCACCTGCGCCGCGGGAGCCTGCTCGAAACCCTCCAGGCCGCCGCCGCGGGCCTCGACCTGGTGCTGGCCCCGGAAGCGCAGCCCGCCCGTTTCCAGTGCCGCTGCTCGCGTGAGCGCGCGCTGGAGAGCCTGCGCTTTTTCGGCCCCGCCGAGCGCCAGGAGATGCGCGACGAGGGCGGCCAGGAGATCATCTGCCACTGGTGCGGCGAGCATTACCAGATCACGCCGGGCGAGATCGCCAGCCTGGACGCCCAGCGCGAGCGCGCCCAGGCGTAG